A region of uncultured Carboxylicivirga sp. DNA encodes the following proteins:
- a CDS encoding formylglycine-generating enzyme family protein: MKKFNSLLLLFTITTTISIAQKDSAMAIIPGGEYLIGNNMQNGLGFSPEHKVKIDSFLIDKYEVTNREYLIFCKETGYQLPEFWNTKTFKSGEDFPDYPVVGINYGDAKKYAEWVGKRLPTEAEWEIAARGELIGKDFPNGDQSDQERAKQETTEWQNLIEPVGSYQPNGYGLYDMSGNVWEWTADRFSETYYVESEYENPQGPQQGSNRVIRGGSWHSGAMCKKVFYRKGLISNWCDYAVGFRCAKNIE, from the coding sequence ATGAAAAAGTTTAATTCTCTATTGCTATTATTTACAATTACCACAACTATCTCGATTGCTCAGAAGGATTCAGCAATGGCAATAATTCCGGGAGGTGAATATTTGATTGGTAATAATATGCAAAATGGATTAGGTTTTAGTCCGGAGCATAAAGTAAAGATCGATTCCTTTTTAATTGATAAATACGAGGTTACCAACAGAGAATATCTAATCTTTTGCAAAGAGACCGGTTACCAATTGCCGGAATTCTGGAATACTAAAACTTTTAAAAGCGGAGAAGACTTTCCTGACTATCCTGTTGTAGGGATCAATTACGGAGATGCAAAAAAATATGCAGAATGGGTAGGTAAAAGACTTCCAACCGAAGCAGAATGGGAAATTGCGGCAAGAGGTGAATTAATTGGGAAAGACTTCCCCAATGGAGATCAATCAGATCAGGAAAGAGCTAAACAGGAAACTACAGAATGGCAAAACCTGATTGAACCGGTAGGTAGTTATCAACCTAATGGTTACGGATTGTATGATATGTCTGGTAATGTTTGGGAATGGACTGCTGACAGGTTTTCTGAGACTTATTATGTTGAGAGTGAATATGAAAATCCGCAAGGACCACAGCAAGGATCAAACAGAGTCATCAGAGGAGGAAGTTGGCATTCAGGAGCAATGTGCAAAAAAGTATTTTACCGAAAAGGATTAATCAGTAATTGGTGCGATTATGCTGTTGGATTCAGATGTGCAAAAAACATTGAATAA